One window of the Plectropomus leopardus isolate mb unplaced genomic scaffold, YSFRI_Pleo_2.0 unplaced_scaffold29171, whole genome shotgun sequence genome contains the following:
- the LOC121938324 gene encoding ATP-dependent (S)-NAD(P)H-hydrate dehydratase-like — protein sequence MEKLMEQFLEQSAQAEENFYRVEEQRLQAEDRRREAEHARELHMLQMLGQMFSSISSGRPGSAASPSKTAPSARAPVFSGAPPSCARGQFSHLRHPSPQTDCCTQQSQLLNPDPQALVFERYYSLGSHRGMDDDILSLVKSVVPPLTSKKHKGQDGRIGIIGGCQDYTGAPYFAAISALKAGADLSHVFCTKDAATVIKSYSPELIVHPVLDSPNAVEEIEKWLPRLHGLVVGPGLGREEALLKTAKEVIEKSKARDIPIVIDADGLWLVTQQPSVIQGYQKGILTPNFMEFTRLYEALHHEPMDGSDHQRSVMQLSVAMGNITTVLKGEQDLITDGSKVISCSVEGSGRRCGGQGDLLSGSMGVLAHWAHAASAAGTVRSVNPSLVAAFGACSLTRQCNSQAFQRHGRSTTTSDMIQEIGAAFKKLFES from the exons CGCAGGCGGAAGAAAACTTCTACCGGGTGGAGGAGCAGCGCCTGCAGGCGGAAGACCGCCGCAGGGAAGCCGAACACGCCAGGGAACTGCACATGCTTCAGATGCTCGGTCAGATGTTCTCCAGCATCTCCTCCGGCAGACCCGGCTCCGCAGCCTCTCCATCCAAAACTGCTCCCTCTGCCCGCGCTCCCGTGTTCTCCGGTGCCCCCCCGTCATGTGCACGTGGCCAGTTCAGTCACCTCAGGCACCCTTCACCCCAGACAGACTGTTGCACCCAACAAAGTCAGCTGCTGAACCCAGATCCACAGGCATTAG TGTTTGAGCGATACTACAGTTTGGGGTCACACAGAGGCATGGATGATGACATCCTCTCACTAGTAAAGAGCGTAGTCCCTCCACTGACGTCCAAAAAGCACAAGGGACAGGATGGACGTATTGGGATCATTGGTGGATGCCAAGA CTATACTGGAGCGCCGTACTTTGCTGCCATCTCAGCACTGAAAGCG GGAGCTGACTTGTCTCATGTGTTCTGCACCAAAGATGCTGCAACTGTAATCAAATCATACAGCCCTGAGCTCATAGTTCACCCTGTTCT aGACAGTCCTAATGCAGTggaagaaatagaaaaatggCTCCCAAGACTTCACGGCCTTGTGGTGGGACCAGGTCTAGGGAGAGAAGAAGCGTTATTGAAAACAGCTAAG gAGGTGATAGAGAAGTCTAAAGCAAGAGACATCCCTATAGTCATTGATGCA GACGGATTATGGCTAGTTACGCAGCAACCATCTGTTATTCAAGGGTACCAGAAGGGCATCCTCACACCGAACTTCATGGAGTTCACTCGACTGTACGAGGCGCTG CACCATGAGCCCATGGATGGCAGTGATCATCAACGCAGCGTCATGCAGCTCAGCGTAGCTATGGGCAACATCACTACGGTGCTAAAAGGAGAACAGGATCTCATTACAGATGGCAGTAAGG TGATCTCATGCAGTGTTGAGGGCAGTGGGAGGAGATGTGGTGGACAGGGAGATCTTCTGTCTGGATCTATGGGAGTTTTGGCGCATTGGGCCCATGCTGCATCTGCAGCAGGAACGGTCAGAAG TGTAAATCCTTCACTGGTTGCAGCGTTCGGGGCCTGTTCGCTTACAAGACAGTGCAACAGTCAAGCATTCCAGCGACACGGCAGGTCTACCACCACATCAGACATGATCCAGGAGATCGGCGCAGCCTTCAAAAAGCTATTTGAAAGCTGA